A region of Bacillus rossius redtenbacheri isolate Brsri chromosome 2, Brsri_v3, whole genome shotgun sequence DNA encodes the following proteins:
- the LOC134529834 gene encoding regenerating islet-derived protein 4-like codes for MRLLTAILLWCLASGTADGSRRRYNCPARFVRISNGCYLFSTTMETWQDAFFACRAAGADLAAMETGWEDSNIRSYLNRPELAHLERWIGGIYNWITRRWVWGSDGHHLLYQGFSRVSLTANHKWHCIIMDPIKFYKWSTRLCTVKKHYICETFLMTV; via the exons GCACGGCAGATGGCTCTCGCCGCCGCTACAACTGCCCTGCGCGCTTCGTGCGGATCAGCAACGGCTGCTACCTGTTCAGCACGACCATGGAGACGTGGCAGGACGCATTCTTCGCGTGCAGAGCCGCCGGCGCAGACTTGGCGGCCATGGAGACCGGCTGGGAGGACAGCAACATCAGGAGCTACCTCAACCGACCTGAGCTAG CGCACTTGGAGAGATGGATTGGAGGAATTTACAACTGGATCACGAGGAGGTGGGTTTGGGGGTCAGACGGACACCACCTGCTGTACCAAGGATTCTCCAGGGTGTCGCTGACAGCAAACCACAAGTGGCACTGCATCATAATGGACCCCATCAAGTTCTACAAGTGGAGCACGAGACTTTGTACAGTCAAAAAGCACTATATCTGCGAGACATTTTTAATGACAGTTTGA